The DNA region TGGCGCCGTCCCCGGGGCCGCTCCCGGGGAGCCTGCGTGGCCACAGATTCGTGCCAGCTCAACCCACAGGTGCGGCCTGGCAGGAGGAGGTCTCGGGTCCGGGAGATGATGGGGGCGGCTCGCAGGTCCCCGGGCCCCAGCTCCAAGGTGTAGCTTCTCTCGGGGGACAGGACCACCAGACccctgggaggaggcaggaagtcaGAAGACCTCTCAGCTCCACACCTCACACCGCCTCGCTCTCTCCACCCCGGTGGGATGCGCCCTCTGTACCTGAGCCCTGAGCAGGTGCACACCGACGCCCAGGAGCCCACGTGGCCCCGTACCGCTCCCTGGTAGCAGCAGCTCTCCTACAGCAGAGAAAGGTCAGTGCTACCCCAAAGGccagggctggagcccaggagGCTAGCTAGCCTGTCGGTGAAGGCTGGTGAAGGTGCACCCCACATCCCGTAGGGATGACACCCTCCATCTGGCCCCGGGCGCCGCCTTCGGGCCGGAGACAGGACACTAGACTCACCAGAGTGTGTCCCTCGCTGACCACACGGGTGCCGTCGGGCTCGTACCACATCAGGTGTGGGCGGCCTGGGACTAGCTCCCTGTGGAGTGAAGAAAAACGGGGGCAATGACAGTTGCCTCCCAGGGCGGTACGGCGACAGCCTGAGGTCCAGAGGTGGTAAGGGGTGGCTGGGGGCCAGGGTTCCCCCCGAGGCCGCAGAGCAGAGCGGTCGGGCCACAAACTCTGCCAGGCTATCTGGGTCCTAATCTGGGTTTTACCacacaccagctgtgtgaccttgggcaggttatgtaacctctctgtgccttgacttctccatatgtaaaatgaaaacagcaacatcatagtatttattttataggttGTTAGAAGGATTAAGAGAGTTCGAGCACTTAGTAAATGTCACGTACGGTTGTTACTTGTGCTGTTATTGTCGTTACCACCGTCATTGTTACCTATTCTGCAGCAGCTCCAGGGTTTGACTCTCACCGTCCAATTCCAATCTGATCCGCAGAGCCTCAGGCAGATTGGTCTGCGGGCACCAGAGGGTATGTCACCTCCCTGGCCCCGCCTGAAACTCCCATCAGTCTCTAACCAGAAAACCTCAGACCCTTAGGAGAGTACCAACGATTAggtcactggggggggggggtcccgagGGAGGGGCCAGGAAGCCCTGCCCGGCCTGGGGCATTGTTCTGGGGGGCTGTGTGCGAGGTCAAGGAAGGTATCTGAGCCGCCCCTTCTCGGCTTCCTGCCCAGAGAGGAAGCATCATGGAAGAGCTGGCGCACGCCCCAGCCCTTCCTCTGACCCAGCGTTggaattggggaggggggtgcctggtgAGGTCCTGACCTTCCCCCACTGAGAAAACCCGCAGAATGAGACCCCGAAGGCAAGTCTGGCCTCAGGGTCTCCCCAGGAGATGGACGGGGTCCGGTGGGGCTGAGGCTGGCAGATGcgtgttgggggagaggggataaGGGAAGCCAGGTGCTGGGGTGTGGCCGGAGGGGCAGCCAGACCTGGGGTGGCCGTGCCACATGAGGTCCACTCACCTGCTCCTCAGAGAGGGCTGGTTATGGGGGCGGCAGGGACTGTGTTCTGTGCTTGAAGGGACAGGGGGGCTCACCTGGAGCATCTCCGCTAGGCCGAGTGTGGGGCTGTCTTGAAAGATCTGGGGCTCCGAGTGTCCACCCAGGGCCCTCTCTGGCCTTGTCTGCTCCTCCACAGGGCCACCTGCAGGGTCCCCAGGACACCCCAAGAGAGTGCTGAGCGAGCCAGCCCCTGGCGCTGGGCACAGCCGGTGCCTGTGGCCACTCAGGGCCCTTCTCGGCTGGAAGGACTCCTGCACTGCATTCTGGGACTTAAAGGAGCAAGCCCCAGGAGAGGggcttctctccacccctcacttTCACCCCTACCCCACCTGCACGTCCCCAGGGAAAGTTCAGCTTGCCCCGCCTGgggccccctccctgtccccccaggCTCTCACGGGGAGCCCCCTTCCCACTCCCTCccaatcaccccccccccccaggaacgCCCCCTCTCAGGCCTGGGCGAAGCCTTGTGGCCCGGTGCCCACTCACCCTCCCCTTTCCTCACATCGGAGCTGCGGGAACGCCCATCTCTGGGTGCGCAGTGCAAACACCCCTCCCTAAACATCCCTCAGACCCAGCCAGGCACACCCGCTCGCCACAGCTCAGCTCCTCCCTGCTCCCAACATCCCCACAttccccccccccgtccccacaAGGGCCCTGTCTCCTCCGCACAGCCCACCCCCGCCTGCCATCCCAGCCCCTGGCCAGAGACGCAGCGGGAAGTGAAAGTTCCTAGGAGGAGTTGGTGTCAGCCTCTTTCCAGGCCGACtctccgcccgccccccccccccccccgctcctcccgCGTCCCCACCCGCCAGCTCCGCCAGGTTTTTGGTGGCATCAACACGGGGTGAGGGGCGCCGTGACCGCCCGGGCCCTGGATAAGGAAGAGTCCTCTTCGCCAAACCCTCCGGGCCGTGCCCACTCGGCGCCCTGGCACCGGGCAGGATGGTCGGCTAGGCCCCGGAGGGGCGAAGACGTCAGTCCTGGGGAGCAGCGACCGTCTCCCACCATCCTGAGGGGGCGCTGGGCCGGGCCCTTTGGTGCCCGGCACCGGAGCCTGGAAGTGTCCGCGGGGACCGCGCACAGGATGACCGCGCAGGGGGACCGGCATCCCCCTCCATCGCCCAGGACATCGGAGCAGGGCGGGCCGCGCTCTGGCCAGGGGTCTCCCCGGGTCTCCGGCCGACCCCCAGTGCCTCCCGACTTCCCCGTGCCTTCTCCCAGTCTGTCCCCCCGCCCACCGCGGGCCGGGCACTCACCTCGATCCGGGAGCGTCCGGGAGGACAGGGGGCTGCCTgcgcccaggagccccagggcccAGAGCAGCGCCAGCCGCATGGCAGCGGCGCCCGGGGCCGGGCGAGGGCAGCAGGTGCTGGGCCGCGCGCCGAGGAACCGCGGCCGCCGGGTCTGCCTGGCGCAccccgccgcgccgcgccgccaccaggccccgccccgtcccgcccccgccccgggggcgcggggccaggccccgcccccgggggAGCCGCGGCTCCGCCCCCGgagggccccgcccccgcccgcgaCTCCCGCGGGGCCCGCgcggcccggccccgccgcgTTCCCGCTGCTGCGCGGGGTGGGAGCCGAACGAGGCCCGGTCCGACCGGCTTGGGCGGCGCGCCTCCACCCGGTCCGGGGTCCGACCCCTTCCCAGCAGCTTGGCTGCCCTCCCGCGTCCCGTCGGCGGCCCGGTTCTGCGGGGATCCGGTGGGCGGCTCAGACCCCTGGGAAGCGCAGGCGTCGGGAGTACAGGGGCTTTTATTAAACGCGGAGGAgcgggttggggaggggggacagcGACAGGCGCCCCGTCACTCGGCGTAGGTGGCGTCGTCGTTGCTGTCGCTGTAGGCGGAGGAAGAGAGTTCCTCGCGCGGGGTGCAGGCCGGGCACCGCCGCCGCATGTCGTCCCAGCACGAGCGGCAGTACACGGCCGCGCAGTCCGGCGTCGGGCACACGTAGGCCTCGGGCGTCTCGGGAGCCTGGCACACCACGCAGCGCCGGCGCAGCCAGCGGCGCAGGAGCGGGCAGCGGCGGTGCAGGACGTCGGCCAGGTGGTGGCGCTGCCGGGAGCCCGGGGGGAGAGAAGGGGTGCGGGGAGCGGGGCCTGGAGGGCAAGGTCGCCATGCAAATGGGCCTAGGGAGCTTCCCTCCCCCGCTCGGTGATGGAGACTGGGGGTGCAGCTTCCACTCCCCCAGCTGGGAGCAGCAACAACCATCACCTGTACCTCCCTGTGAACCACCTGATCTGTTCTCGGGGTGGGCTGAGAAGTGAGTCGGACACGTAAGACTCTTAACCCCTGTGTTCTCCGCTTTACAGGCCAGAAAGGGGACTCTCGTAAGGGTTATGTGAGTTCCCAAAGGCGCACAGATAGTCAACGGCCAGACCTGGCTGCACGCAGCTGCCCTGATTCCAGATTACAAGCCTGCTTCAGAAGGCTCCCCCCTCTCTCCGCACTATTACCAGGAATTCTCTAGAGGCCACCTTATCAGCTCAGTCTTTGCTCAAGAAACTGCATGTCAGCGGCAGAACTCCTGGCCTTGGCCTTCAGAGCCTTCCACACTCCGGTCCCTTTCCAGCCTCTGCTCTAACTTACCCCCACTTGAACTTTGCGTCCTCTGGCCGGCCCCCCAGACCGGCCCTGGCCCTTGACATTCCCCTCGGGCTCTGAGACTTCGCACGTTCTGCTCCCCTAGCTTGGGACGAATGCCCTTCTATCTGCCCCTGAGAGTCCAGTTTACTTCCAGACCAGGTCACGGATTCACAGTGCGCTCTGTCTCAGCAGATGCTCATTCAGCCTCCGTGTGTCACGGGGTGGGGGACCTAGGCCCTAGAGGAAAACTTCAGCAAATGTGGTCTCTCACTTCCAAGAGCTCTGTTAGGGCTGGTGAAATAAGgatggctacttttttttttttttaaacaacacgGGTCCTGTACCGAGAAGGGTCACATGACGACACCATGTGCGTGGGAGTTGCTAGGCGCCTGCTCCATGACAGCGAGGCTCCTCTAACCCTTTGGACAACCAGATGGAGAAGTGGTTCACTGCGTCTTGCAGAAGGGAAACGCCAAGGCACAGCTTTTAAGTAAACACGGCAGATCCCGTTGCCATGGTGACGAaggaaccaggattcaaacccaggccctCTGGCACCAGCACCCCACACCTCACTGCCCCTGATCTCTGCGCAGGCCTTGCAGATCTGTCCACCCTCTGAGGTCCCTTGAGGACCacggccaaggtcacacagcttgatGAGGAAGCGtgggctggaacctgcttcttcTGGCCGTGTGCTCTGTCCTTCCGCCACGTGCCCCTTCATGATGcctccctgacccccagcccacctgcctccccacctccGGCAGAGGCCCCGAGCTTCTGGTCTGTGACCTCGCAGTAGCATCTGTGGCTTGCCTCGGGTCCCCTGATCCCTGGGAAGCCCCCTTGCTTTCTTCTAGTCAGGCTGCATCAAATCTGATTCCTCTGTTCTGCCTGCGTCCTGATGGCCCACTGAGTGTCTCAGGCTGGCCTGAACGCGGGGGGACAGAGGCAGACTCGGCCCTGACCCCCGGGAGCCGGACGTCCAGGGCCCCTGGTGTGCATCTCGTGGGAACTTGCTGAGCTCCGCAGGCCGGCCCCCCGGGGCTGGACGGAGCGGCGGGAGAAGCCCCTCCCGGGGTCCTCAGAACCACAGGAGGCGgcggtgtggggggggtgggcagcctgGACTTACGGGGGCCCTCTGCCGCTGCGCCCGGCTCACGATGGCAGCCCTTCTCAGCTTCGTAAAGGCTGCCCTCTTCCTCAGCAGGTCATTGTAGAGGAACAGGACCCGCTTCTTCTCTCgctggggtcggggggggggggtggtcaggggTAGTGACAGCGCGTCCCCTCATGGCGGGGTCGGTCGGCCGGATGCGGGCCTGTGAGGTGGGGGCGGCGTACCTTGGGGAAGTAGAAGGCCGCGATGACTCTCCGGAGCCGGTAGCCGAAGGCTTGCAGAAGGCACAGACACAGCAGCAGGCCCACGGGGAGCGCGGCGCTCACGTAGGCCCTGGGGTTCAGGCTCACGGGCTGCGGCAGGCAGCCTGGGGCAGGGCCGGGCCGTCACCCCACCGGGACGTGTCTCTGGTGGCCTTGCTCTCCTCCCGCCTGCCCCTCGCCCTGCAAGCTGCACCTGGGACACCGTAGCCACCGGGGTCACGGGGCTATTTGCTCAGCACGGCACGGACAGAGAGAAAGTGTCCATCGTGGGCAGGGCTCTCTGGGGGCCGCTGGGACCCTCTGTCCCCAAGGCCCTAGCGTCTATGCTCCTCTGACCCCAGGCTCTCCAAGCCTCCCCTGCCGTTTCCCGCCCTCATCCCTGCAACCCCAGCATGCCTCTCCCATCTCGCCACCTCTCTGCCTTGGGGAGGCCCAGGGCCCCCGCCCTCGCCCCCGAGCCGGCCTCCGGCGTGGCTTACGCATGTTGCTGGAGTCTACCGTGGTCTCTGAGGACGTGTTCAGGGCTCCAATGGTTTTCCGAAGAAGCCGGGCCAGCATGGAGTCCCCCCCGACTTTCACCTCCAATTTATGGCTGCCTGAGGCCATGGGGGGGTCAGAAAAGGGTTGCGGtttaggggagggggcaggatggggactggatgtgggggggtggggttcaAGGCACAGAAATCCTCTGCAGCGCGGGACTTTCCTCCCTTCACTGAACGCTAACCCCTCCCTGTCGCGGATGTAAAGGGAGCTGAGGCCCCCTCCGTCAGATTGCAGGGCTGAGATTTGACCCTGAGATGGCCAGGGAGGGGTGAGACACAGGAGGAGGTGACAACACTGGACGAGGTCAGGTGGGGTGgctgcgggggtggggcgggggactTCCCAGGGGCCGGGCGCGGGCTCACTGCGGAAAGAGTACTGCAGGAAGGAGTGATGGCGGATGGTGTTGAAGACGGAGTAGAGAGCCCAGTCCAGGCCGcacagcaccagcagcagcagcaggacgGGCAGGGTCTCTGCGAGCTCCCTCACCTGCCCGAGGACAGGAGCAGCAGGCCTGGagccctcccaggtgcccctgccctccGCCCCACGCGGCCAGCGCCCGCGGTCAGGTCCACGGGCCGCCCCACGCCACCCTCACCACGTTTCTCATCTCCGAGGCCTGCATGAAGGGACTGCAGGGGAAGATGACGGTTTTCTCCTCGGCTCTGCGGAGCGGCAGCAAAGTCCGCTTGCCCTGGACACAACGTCCACACGGTGACGGACACCAGGGCCCTCCCCCTTCTGCCCTCCGCCCCCCTGGAGCGCGAGGCCACACGGCGCACACGGCAGGGCACCCTGGGTCAGGGCTGCGCCCACTCACCGACTTCTTCCTGCGTTCGTCGATCTGGCAAAAGTAGGTGCTGATGTAGATGTTGTCAAAGCGGATGTCCCCGTTGTAGCTGTCCACGTAGGAGAAGGACCTGGGCACGGGGACGGGTCCATGTCGTCCTCACCCACCCCCAACCACGGGCTTCCCGGACGCTCGCTCATTCAACGGGGCACCCTGCACGCGCCGAGCGCCGCTTACGTCCTAGGCGGAGACAGGCCCTGCCGCCCGGCAGCCTGCAGCCCAGGGCCAGGCGGGCAGGCACACAAGCGAGAAGACAAGGGGGGTCGTGTACGTGGCCGGGAAGGGAGGCTTCCCGGCCGCGGATCCGGCAGGGTGGATCTCAAGCAGCGGGAACAGCGGGAGCAAAGGCACCGGGGCGTGAAGCCCCTCAAGGCTGCAGAACCGCCCACCATCGTGACGGACTCCCGCTTTCATCTCGGCAGAACCTCTCCCGGAGGTCACTTCAAGCAAAACTCACTTCCCACCtacttcccttctccccaccacaCCCTCGAGTAAGGCAGTGTGTTCCGTGTGCCCGAGGCTCCCTCTCCCCTGAGGATGCTCCAAAGTCCCACGTAATGTTTCAGTTTACTAAGGACAAAAAGTTATTGGAGGCGTGTTTGAAACTGAGTCACATGACGTAAGCCCTGTCCAGTGCTCGTGGTTCGGGACCCGTGGAAACCCTGTTCCTGCCTCTAAGGGACAAAGAGGAGAAATGCAAGGCCAGCCCGCGAGCGCCCCCTTGTGGAGAGACCGAGCGCTGCCCGGCGCGCCTGAACCTGCCCCGCCCGCTCCCCGCTGCCCCTTAGCCGGTGACCTCACCGGGTTGAAAGCCTGGAAGCggactctctgtgcctccttccttccctccccaggccGGCGCGGGACCCGGTGCCCCTCGCCTCTTCCTGCCTCCGTCTCGGGCCAGCTTCCTGCCACGCCCCACTCCCCCGCCAGGCTCCCTAACCTCTGACCCACCTTGGCCTCCCAGCCTCCGGCCCGCAGGGCTTTCCAGACTCTTCCGGCCATGGCCACTTCAGCCCAGGCCGCAAGCCCAGCCTTGCCCTCCGCACCCCACAGATGCCAGGACCCTTGCCCAAGAACCAGCTATGGCAGGGGCAGCACTCAGCTCCCACCGGGCCCCCAAGCCGGTCCCGAGTGCGGCCCTCGGACGGTCCATGCTTCTTGGGTGCCTCCCTCTCTTGCCTCCCCTAGACCGTGAGCATCTTGAGGGCGGGAAGATGGTTCCTTCATGTCTGTCTCCCCACAGGGCCCTCGGCTCGCTCAGGACCCCTGCCCCTCAGCTGCCCCACAGCCGGGGGGGACAATGGAGCAGGAGTCCCTGTGGCCGCCCCTGACGGCCCCTGCCCGTCTCGGGCATGTGAGGGGCGGTGATAGGAGACAGAGGGTCCAGAGGTCGCCAGGGAAACAGAGTGAGGCCCAGGACGGCCCAGCTGGACGCCAGGCTGGGTGGGGTTGAGGACTTTGGTCCAAATGTTGGGAAAGTCGCTGCCAACGCGGCAGGCgggagaaaatgaaagcagaattGGACGATAGAAATGGACAAAGTCGGAGCCAAGGGGAACGTGAAGggcaagagaaaaatcaaaagtcaaagcTAAAAGTAAAAAGGTCCGCGCTGGGATGAAGGCCGAAGGAGGCAGATAAATGAGGACGCCTCCCTTTCAAGGTGTGGGAACGCGGGCCACGTGTCCCTGACCAAAAGCCCGCGTTTCCTCTGACTCTGCGTCATCAGCGGCTGCCGCTGTACCCAAAGGCGACGCGGAGGGCCCGCGGGGGCCCCACCCGAGCCGGCGCGGCGCTCACGCGTGCAGGACGAGCAGGAAGGTGCAGGACAGCAGCACACGCAGCAGCCCCAGGGTCCACGCCAGCTGGGCCTCCTGGCGGCGGACGAGGTCCCGCAGCTCCGCGCTCACGTGCTCCCAGCTCGTGTTGAGGCCCAGCACCGCCACCTGCTTCTCTTCCTGGGGGGCGCAGGGGCGCACGCGGCCGGATGCAGCCGCCGtgtcgtccccccccccccgccgcccactGGGGGGGCAGCTCTTCCCAGGACCCCCCTGCTGCtcgccatcccccacccccacccccgcgacCCCCGCCCTGCTCCCCTGCGTCAGCTGGGAGCTGCGGCCCTCCCCTCTCGCACCTGGCGTCCCAGCACAGACACCAGTCCCCttgtcctctccctccctcctgggcctCGTCAGGGCTCGGGCCCTgtgtcctccccctcctccctagctccccccacccccagcccccaggccccgccTCCTACCTTGAGGTCAATAGTGGCTGAAAATTCCCCGTCCAGGTCGCGGACAGACTGGTTGAGGGAATCATAGGTCTGCCCGAAGTTGCCCTCCACTGGGATGCGACTGCGGCACCAAACTTCCATCGCTGCCAGCCGGACAGCCAGGACAGCGGCGGTCAGGGGCCGcgctccccccgcctccccgctgcggcccctccctgcagcctgccTGTCTCTCCGCACCGCACCGagtctttcccctcccccctctcctcgaGCCCCCTTCCCGGACCGAGGCCTCGTTTCTCCCCCGGTTTTCTTACCTGTTTATAACCATGCCAACCATGAATAATGACAGCCaacatttatgagaaaaaattcCTGTGTCAGCCCTGTTACTAGCTTCCCGTGTGTTGCCCCGCAAGCCCTCAGAAACCCCTGACGGGGTAGGTACTCTTATTACCCCTGCCTTTCAGATGAAGAGACAAGAAACTCGGAGCCTCCTATGCATATAAGCTGGGTCACACCGCCAGTcaggggagggggccgggctgcacctccccccccccccccccccccgtcactgTGCTGACCCCTGGCAATGccacagtggggggggggcgggctgggcGCTGGTGTCCCCTTCCCCTTGCTACTCTGCTGACCCCTGGCTGACCCCTGGCTGACCCCTGGCTGACCCCTGGCGATACTGCAGAAGAACTTGAACTTCATGGGCAGGCAGAGCAGGTGGTTGAGCAGCGGGACCCGGATGCGCTCCACGCACCGCTCGTGCTTTCGGTCGAACCAGCGGCGGCAGCTGAGCATGGCCCGGTCCACCACGTCTGTGGGAGGGGGCCAGGGTGCCTGAGgcccccacccctcgccccccggccccggccccggccccccgcccgcACCCCCGCGCCCCTCACAGGAACAGCGCAGCTTGGTTTTCAGCTCGTACATCTTCTGTGTGGAGAGACGGCGCCCGGAAGGCGGGGCTCGGTGGGTCCCCACGCCTCGGGCCGTCCCCTCTGGGCTCTCGGCGTCCTCGGGGCTGTAGCCCATCTCGCTGTTCACCTGGGCATCCAGGTCCTCGAAGGCCTTGGAGAGGTTCTGCGTCTCGGCTTTCAGTGAAACTTTGCTGCCCTGGGGTTGGAGGGTGAGGAAGGAGAGGTCGCACcgacccccctgcccccccccccccccgccaagttCTGGCTCTGCCCTCGGGCCCTCGGGGAGTCCTGAGACAGCCCCTCACCCTATGCTCCACTGTCCCACCAGgcacctcctctctgccccctcccggcTCCCCAGGCCCTTGGACTTCACCCTTCACACTGACCTCCCAGGCCACTCTGCCATCTCAATGTCCCCGTCCCCAGCGTCCCCGCGGTCAGCCGGTCTCCCCAACTCCTCAACCCTCCAACCCCTGCAACCCCAGCGTCCGGTCCGCAGTTCCCTGGGCCCCGAGGCTTCCTGACTCCTCCAGGGCAAGGCCACCGGTTTCCTGACATTCAGGTTCAGCTGCTCAGAGCCCCGCCCACCCAGGTGTTTGGAGATGGGGGGGGGCACGTCCCATGACTGGGGGCGAGGGCATTCCTGGCGTTTAGTGCCCAGGGCACATCCTGCCATGTTTGAGGACAGTCCTGCAAAAACTGCCGGGGGTGCCGGGCTGGGAAGCAGTCTGGGGGTCACAGCTCCCAGTGCAGGTGTGGGAGCCCCCTGGGGAGAGGGCCCCAGGCCCTGCCGCGCAGGGTGCTGACCAGCAGGCCCTTGAACACCGCTCGCAGTGGGGCTGTGGAGACGCGCCAGGCCGCTCTCGTGTTGTTGATCTGCAGCTCCACTGTGCAGCCCAGCGAGGCCACCACCTCGTTGAGGTTGTGCCGCAGATTGGCCGCGGGTCCTGGGGGAAGACGCCACAGGGGGTCTCCCTCCGCAGCTAGGCCGCTTTCAGAAGGTCCCCTCAGCTCCTGCTCGGCATACGGGGGCCACCTGCTGGAGCCGTGCAGGGATGGGGCCCAGAAGCCGTGAGAGGTCATCTCATCAACACCGGACTGTTTTTCCTGTGTAAACTAAGGAGGCCTGGAGACGTGGAGGGACGCTCTCAGGGGCACGCACTCACCCTCATAGATGGCAGCCAAGGCGTACCCCAGCACAAAGAGCCTGCCCTCTTTGCCCAGCATCTTGGGTACCAGCAGGAGGCTGGCACAGCGGATGTGAGGGGAGGTCCCCCAGCCCACGGCCCCCAAGCCTGTCAGGAGAGAGCGGCAGGTGGTGAGGCAGAGTGAAGATGCCCCCTGGCCCACCACCAGGCTTACCggagcaccgccccccccccccagcttcttTCTAGAACCATCACCGTACTGCCTTTGCCCCCATTTACACGGACTCTAATAGGCCTTCGAggccactcattcattcattcattcattcattcaacagcctTGTACAGAGCTTAGCTGCGGCGGGCTCTGGAAGGGCTTGGAGAGACGCGGGAGGTTGAGAAGCCATGGTCACTGACTGACTGTGTGCAGGAGGGTGTGTTTGTGTTTGGGAAGGGGGCGAGCACTTGTCATTTCCAGGCTGGACTCCCACAGGCCCTACGTGCTGAGGGAGCGGGGAAAGCAAGAGAACAATTCTGGCAACAGTCCCCGGTCCTCACAGCCACCCCAGGACTCCCCGTGCCCTGAGCCCTACCGCACTCACCACCTCCGCCCCTAATTTTAGCCCTGAGTCACGGCCCTGCCGGTCTGTGTTCGCGCTTCCGAGTGTCTCCCTATGGTCTCTGCAAGGAGACAGTGAGCTCCTCGGAGCTCGTCATGCAGGGAGACAGACGGCCGGGTGGACAGATGACTACC from Lynx canadensis isolate LIC74 chromosome F1, mLynCan4.pri.v2, whole genome shotgun sequence includes:
- the DCST1 gene encoding E3 ubiquitin-protein ligase DCST1; translated protein: MLGSSAPTGAMAVGSKRVPVSRRRPRGSGALRGSRNPSPHSKVPRLVPHLCWRALPSCRAGEEEGGLGSPVPSLRAEGRGTQARQAVGAAEGPERRGQSGGHLWDESGCRLMVIAPHRDGATGQRKLPHTTVQRLLNWGLPAPCGRFLRRQPGEFPVTAFLLGAGTGGLLAMGLFQLLVNPMNIYEDQKVVTLYSLVGLGAVGWGTSPHIRCASLLLVPKMLGKEGRLFVLGYALAAIYEGPAANLRHNLNEVVASLGCTVELQINNTRAAWRVSTAPLRAVFKGLLGSKVSLKAETQNLSKAFEDLDAQVNSEMGYSPEDAESPEGTARGVGTHRAPPSGRRLSTQKMYELKTKLRCSYVVDRAMLSCRRWFDRKHERCVERIRVPLLNHLLCLPMKFKFFCSIARAMEVWCRSRIPVEGNFGQTYDSLNQSVRDLDGEFSATIDLKEEKQVAVLGLNTSWEHVSAELRDLVRRQEAQLAWTLGLLRVLLSCTFLLVLHASFSYVDSYNGDIRFDNIYISTYFCQIDERRKKSGKRTLLPLRRAEEKTVIFPCSPFMQASEMRNVVRELAETLPVLLLLLVLCGLDWALYSVFNTIRHHSFLQYSFRSSHKLEVKVGGDSMLARLLRKTIGALNTSSETTVDSSNMRCLPQPVSLNPRAYVSAALPVGLLLCLCLLQAFGYRLRRVIAAFYFPKREKKRVLFLYNDLLRKRAAFTKLRRAAIVSRAQRQRAPRHHLADVLHRRCPLLRRWLRRRCVVCQAPETPEAYVCPTPDCAAVYCRSCWDDMRRRCPACTPREELSSSAYSDSNDDATYAE